A single region of the Drosophila miranda strain MSH22 chromosome 2, D.miranda_PacBio2.1, whole genome shotgun sequence genome encodes:
- the LOC108154340 gene encoding uncharacterized protein LOC108154340 produces the protein MSERDYNGEPGCRTPAELRKSYRHYWDPTAYWQCGQEPEQAAQLKRCPANELYYDKAQRCVSWKDWQWTEPQEPPTKPRK, from the coding sequence ATGTCTGAGCGGGACTACAATGGCGAGCCGGGCTGTCGCACCCCGGCGGAGCTGAGGAAGTCCTATCGCCACTACTGGGACCCCACGGCCTACTGGCAGTGCGGCCAGGAGCCGGAGCAGGCGGCACAGCTGAAACGCTGCCCCGCCAATGAGCTGTACTACGACAAGGCGCAACGGTGTGTGTCGTGGAAGGATTGGCAGTGGACGGAGCCGCAGGAGCCGCCCACAAAGCCACGAAAATAA
- the LOC108154339 gene encoding uncharacterized protein LOC108154339 produces MNFLHLFTLFFVLCLGSISSGASVGQKPTGQPGCQTDQEITVATYPHFYLKNAYWICTTKDVPATLAACPKPSAWLDAVKACVPWSEWYWSPTALPPSEPLATA; encoded by the coding sequence ATGAACTTCCTGCATTTATTCACCCTCTTCTTCGTCCTTTGCCTGGGCAGCATCAGCAGTGGCGCTTCTGTGGGCCAGAAGCCCACGGGACAGCCAGGCTGCCAGACCGATCAGGAAATCACGGTGGCCACGTATCCCCATTTCTATCTGAAGAACGCCTACTGGATTTGCACCACTAAGGATGTTCCCGCCACACTGGCCGCTTGCCCCAAACCCTCTGCCTGGCTGGATGCTGTCAAGGCCTGCGTTCCCTGGTCCGAGTGGTACTGGTCGCCCACAGCCCTGCCTCCTAGCGAGCCCCTAGCCACGGCCTAG